One segment of Solanum lycopersicum chromosome 1, SLM_r2.1 DNA contains the following:
- the ARG2 gene encoding arginase 2 isoform X1, translating into MKSAGSMGINYMQKLLTSNVPKEVVKRGQDRVVEASLTLIRERAKLKGELVRGLGGAVASTSLLGIPLGHNSSFLQGPAFAPPLIREAIWCGSTNSTTEEGKILDDQRVLTDVGDLPVQELRDTGIDDDRLMSTVSESVKLVMDENPLRPLVLGGDHSISYPVVRAVSEKLGGPVDILHLDAHPDIYDAFEGNKYSHASSFARIMEGGYARRLLQVGIRSINLEGREQGKRFGVEQYEMRTFSRDRQFLENLKLGEGVKGVYISVDVDCLDPAFAPGVSHFESGGLSFRDVLNILHNLQGDIVGADVVEYNPQRDTADGMTAMVAAKLVRELAAKMSK; encoded by the exons ATGAAGAGTGCTGGAAGTATGGGAATCAACTATATGCAGAAATTGCTAACGTCAAATGTTCCAAAAGAAGTAGTCAAAAGAGGACAGGATCGTGTTGTAGAGGCATCTCTTACACTTATTCGTGAAAGAGCAAAACTTAAG GGAGAGCTTGTTCGTGGACTTGGAGGTGCAGTAGCGTCAACGTCACTTCTTGGAATTCCTCTGGGACACAACTCTTCATTTCTCCAGGGCCCTGCATTTGCTCCTCCTCTTATACGAGAGGCTATTTGGTGTGGCAGTACAAACTCCACAACTGAGGAAG GAAAAATATTAGATGATCAACGTGTCTTAACTGATGTTGGTGATCTGCCAGTACAAGAGTTACGAGACACAGGCATAGATGACGATAGGTTGATGAGTACAGTAAGTGAATCTGTCAAGCTAGTTATGGACGAG AATCCATTGCGCCCCTTGGTGTTAGGGGGTGATCACTCTATATCCTATCCTGTTGTAAGAGCTGTGTCTGAAAAGCTTGGAGGACCTGTTGATATCCTTCACCTTGATGCTCATCCTGACATTTATGATGCATTTGAAGGAAACAAATACTCACATGCATCAAGCTTTGCACGAATAATGGAGGGTGGTTATGCTCGACGCCTTTTGCAA GTTGGAATTAGATCAATTAATCTAGAAGGTCGAGAACAAGGAAAAAGGTTTGGTGTGGAGCAATATGAAATGCGAACATTTTCCAGAGACAGACAATTTTTGGAGAATCTG AAACTTGGTGAAGGTGTAAAGGGCGTGTATATATCCGTGGATGTTGACTGTTTGGATCCAGCATTTGCTCCTGGAGTATCTCATTTTGAGTCAGGCGGTCTCTCGTTCCGCGATGTTCTAAACATACTGCATAACCTTCAAGGTGATATCGTTGGTGCTGATGTCGTTGAGTACAACCCACAGCGTGATACTGCTGATGGCATGACTGCAATGGTTGCTGCGAAGCTGGTAAGAGAACTTGCTGCCAAGATGTCCAAGTGA
- the LOC101254953 gene encoding protein NRT1/ PTR FAMILY 7.3-like: MDLKQMSAVRDESSVTMTESEEGKKRLLDCCTKDGSTDRHGKPAIKAKTGGWKTGYLLLVSEGLAAVAFTGVEVNMVLFSKTVLRQSNAEAATMFSKWMGTLYIFSLLGAFLSDSYLGRYLTSVVFLAVMNVGLVVLSLLTQAFMLEPEGCGKLGELCKPQSQVEVAMFYLSIYLLALGSGSIEPALATLGADQFDEEDPEESRSKTKFFSYFYVALNLGSLVAETLLVYMENMGRWVLAFWVSTACGFVALLSIISGAPRYRHIRPSCNPISRFSQVIVASIRKTKLTVPTNGDGLYEARGRNEKDSTRRISHTDDFKFLDRAAVITPSDMLILPDKSEIPNRWRLCTVTQVEEVKCVLRLLPIWFCTILASIVFVQVLSLFVEQGSAMNTSTMISGFHIPPASMTAFDIISTSTFIICYEKILIPLYVKLTKSKPKLPSELQRIGIGLVISTVAMVIAGFVEQQRLRFANEGGEETSSLSIFWQTPQYVLVGVGEAFIYVAQWEFFASQIPDSLKSMGLGLSMSSSALGSYLCSIILTVVMKITTRHGKPGWVPANLNDGHLDRFFFLSAALTALDLVLFVMCAKRYKSIALEKREVGQDMEATA; this comes from the exons ATGGATCTCAAACAAATGTCTGCTGTAAGAGATGAATCTTCAGTTACTATGACCGAATCCGAG GAAGGGAAAAAGAGACTTTTGGATTGTTGTACAAAAGATGGATCAACAGACAGGCATGGGAAACCAGCAATCAAGGCAAAAACTGGTGGATGGAAAACTGGATATCTCTTATTAG TGAGTGAAGGATTAGCTGCAGTTGCATTTACTGGAGTGGAAGTGAACATGGTTCTTTTCTCAAAGACTGTGTTAAGGCAGTCAAATGCTGAAGCAGCAACCATGTTCAGTAAATGGATGGGAACActttatattttctctttacTTGGAGCTTTCCTAAGTGATTCCTATCTTGGAAGATACCTTACTTCTGTTGTATTTCTAGCTGTTATGAATGTT GGTTTGGTGGTATTGTCTCTGTTAACTCAAGCATTCATGCTTGAACCTGAAGGATGTGGAAAGTTGGGAGagctatgtaaacctcaatcaCAAGTTGAGGTTGCGATGTTTTATTTATCGATATACCTGCTAGCTCTTGGGAGTGGCTCTATAGAACCAGCACTAGCCACACTAGGAGCTGATCAATTTGATGAGGAGGATCCAGAGGAAAGTCGTTCCAAGACGAAATTCTTTAGCTATTTTTATGTTGCTCTAAACCTTGGATCATTGGTTGCTGAGACACTTCTGGTTTACATGGAAAATATGGGAAGATGGGTTCTTGCCTTTTGGGTATCAACAGCTTGTGGCTTTGTTGCTCTGCTCTCAATCATAAGTGGTGCCCCTAGATATCGACACATTAGACCTAGTTGCAACCCCATTTCCAGGTTCTCTCAGGTAATTGTCGCGTCTATCAGGAAAACAAAGCTTACAGTTCCTACAAATGGAGACGGATTATACGAAGCTCGTGGAAGAAATGAGAAGGACAGCACCAGAAGAATCTCACATACAGATGACTTCAA GTTTCTTGATCGAGCTGCAGTTATAACCCCATCAGACATGCTGATATTACCAGATAAAAGTGAAATTCCTAACCGATGGAGGCTTTGTACTGTGACACAAGTTGAAGAAGTCAAATGTGTGCTAAGGCTGCTGCCAATATGGTTCTGCACAATCTTGGCATCCATTGTCTTTGTGCAAGTGCTATCTCTCTTCGTCGAGCAAGGATCTGCAATGAACACAAGCACAATGATCTCGGGCTTTCACATTCCACCAGCAAGCATGACAGCATTTGACATCATAAGCACATCCACCTTCATTATTTGCTATGAGAAGATCTTGATTCCTCTGTATGTGAAACTAACCAAAAGTAAGCCTAAGCTCCCGAGTGAGCTACAAAGAATAGGGATAGGGTTGGTCATTTCAACAGTAGCTATGGTGATTGCAGGCTTTGTTGAACAACAAAGACTAAGGTTTGCTAATGAAGGAGGGGAAGAGACAAGTTCTTTGAGTATTTTCTGGCAAACACCACAATATGTGCTTGTAGGAGTAGGGGAAGCATTCATCTATGTTGCTCAATGGGAATTCTTTGCATCACAAATTCCTGATAGTCTGAAGAGCATGGGGCTTGGCTTGTCCATGTCTTCGTCAGCACTAGGTAGCTACTTATGCAGCATCATACTTACTGTAGTAATGAAGATCACAACAAGGCATGGAAAGCCAGGTTGggtacctgcaaatttaaacGACGGGCACTTGGATAGGTTCTTCTTCCTTTCAGCTGCTTTGACTGCACTAGATCTTGTACTATTCGTTATGTGCGCTAAGAGGTATAAATCTATAGCACTAGAAAAACGAGAGGTAGGACAGGATATGGAAGCTACAGCTTGA